In a single window of the Grus americana isolate bGruAme1 chromosome 31, bGruAme1.mat, whole genome shotgun sequence genome:
- the LOC129198093 gene encoding keratin, type II cytoskeletal cochleal, translating into MSRSVSFSSRSVAVPGISQVRVSTVSSTRGLGGGAGLGRAGGFGSSSLYNFGSTNKRISLGGGSSYSIRSGYGYGGMGYSGALSPGGIQEVTINQNLLTPLNLEIDPNIHRVRKEEKEQIKTLNNRFASFIDKVRFLEQQNKMLETKWSLLQDQKTARSNIAPMFEAYINNLRHQLDGLLNDKGRLEGELKNMQDLVEDFKTKYEDEINKRTAAENEFVVLKKDVDAAYMNKVELEAKVDALTDEINFLRSLYEAELQELQAQISDTSVVLSMDNNRNLDLDSIIAEVKAQYEEIANRSRAEAESWYQSKYEALQVTAGKHGDDLRNTKNEISEINRMIQRLQSEIENAKAQRAKLEAAIAEAEERGELAVKDAKAKLEDLEAALQKAKQDMARQLREYQELMNVKLALDIEIATYRKLLEGEESRLAGDGIGNVNISVVSSSGGGSYAGSSGFLGGGIGGGLSSGALGFSSGGGSKSYTITTTSSSRRSIRK; encoded by the exons ATGTCCCGGTCTGTGAGTTTCAGCTCTCGCTCTGTGGCCGTCCCAGGGATCAGCCAAGTGCGGGTCAGCACCGTCTCCTCGACCCGTGGACTAGGAGGGGGTGCTGGCTTAGGCAGGGCAGGTGGCTTCGGCAGCTCCAGCCTCTACAACTTCGGCTCCACCAACAAGCGGATCTCCCTTGGAGGTGGCAGCTCCTACAGCATTCGCTCTGGATACGGCTATGGAGGCATGGGATACAGTGGGGCGCTCAGCCCTGGGGGTATTCAGGAGGTCACCATCAACCAGAACCTCCTGACGCCCCTGAATCTGGAGATTGACCCCAATATCCACCGGGTGcgcaaggaggagaaggagcaaaTCAAGACGCTCAACAACAGATTCGCCTCCTTCATTGACAAG GTGCGATTCCTggagcagcaaaacaaaatgctggaGACCAAATGGAGCCTCCTCCAGGACCAGAAGACCGCCCGGAGTAACATTGCTCCCATGTTTGAGGCATACATCAACAACCTGCGACATCAGCTGGATGGGTTGTTGAATGACAAAGGGCGTTTGGAGGGCGAACTGAAGAACATGCAGGATCTTGTCGAGGATTTCAAGACCAA ataCGAAGATGAAATCAACAAGCGCACGGCAGCAGAGAACGAGTTTGTGGTGCTCAAGAAG GATGTGGATGCCGCCTACATGAACAAAGTGGAGCTGGAGGCCAAGGTGGATGCGCTGACAGATGAGATTAACTTCCTGAGGTCTCTCTATGAAGCG GAacttcaggagctgcaggccCAGATCTCTGACACGTCTGTGGTGCTGTCTATGGATAACAACCGAAACCTGGACCTGGACAGCATCATCGCAGAGGTCAAAGCGCAGTATGAGGAGATCGCCAACAGGAGCCGGGCAGAGGCCGAGTCCTGGTACCAGAGCAAG TATGAGGCACTGCAGGTCACTGCTGGGAAACATGGAGATGACCTGCGTAATACGAAGAATGAGATCTCGGAGATAAACCGCATGATCCAGAGGCTGCAGAGTGAAATTGAAAATGCAAAGGCCCAG CGTGCCAAGCTGGAGGCAGCTATTGCCGAAGCCGAGGAACGTGGCGAGTTGGCTGTCAAAGATGCCAAGGCAAAGCTGGAGGACCTGGAGGCCGCCCTGCAGAAGGCGAAGCAGGACATGGCCCGGCAGCTCCGCGAGTACCAGGAGCTCATGAACGTCAAGCTGGCCCTGGACATTGAGATCGCGACCTACAggaagctgctggagggagaggagagcag GTTGGCTGGTGATGGAATTGGCAACGTCAACATCT CCGTGGTCAGCTCCAGCGGTGGAGGTAGCTATGCCGGTTCCAGTGGATTTCTGGGAGGAGGAATCGGAGGAGGCCTTAGCAGTGGGGCGCTCGGCTTCTCCTCTGGGGGTGGCTCCAAGTCCTACACCATCACCACAACCTCGTCCAGCAGGAGAAGCATCAGGAAGTAA